One genomic segment of Rubeoparvulum massiliense includes these proteins:
- a CDS encoding methionine gamma-lyase family protein, with protein MMRESMKPEHTTVNEQHQLLRQHLEDQFFSQFSHGEALRPFVKQAEEKIKEKIKEMELIVDYNQGKVLRAFQAHGVNEFHFAPSTGYGYDDMGRSTLEAIYAQVFQTEAALVRNQIISGTHAIATALFGLLRPGDELIYITGTPYDTLEEVVGVRGEGQGSMRDYGIDYQAIPLREDGWIDEEAIEKAITAKTKVIGIQRSRGYADRPSYTVEQIGEMVRFVKGIRSDLIVFVDNCYGEFTQLQEPTEVGVDIMAGSLIKNPGGGIARSGGYIVGKEHLVQLASYRLAAPGIGAEGGATITSPLPMFQGFFMAPHVVGEAVKGAIFTAALVEELGFKTNPLWNETRTDLIQAVTFGSAERLIAFCQGIQQASPVDSHVTPEPSPMPGYADQVIMAAGNFIQGSTIELSADGPIRAPYLGFIQGGLTYSHVKVGICNALNRLLEKELLQLPASN; from the coding sequence ATGATGAGAGAGAGCATGAAACCAGAGCATACAACAGTGAATGAACAGCATCAATTACTACGTCAACATTTAGAGGATCAATTCTTTTCTCAATTCTCCCATGGCGAAGCGCTACGCCCTTTTGTAAAGCAGGCGGAAGAAAAGATTAAAGAGAAGATCAAAGAGATGGAATTAATCGTTGATTATAATCAGGGGAAGGTACTGCGTGCCTTTCAAGCCCATGGTGTTAATGAGTTTCATTTTGCACCATCTACTGGCTATGGCTACGATGATATGGGACGTTCAACCTTAGAAGCGATTTATGCTCAAGTTTTTCAAACAGAAGCCGCTTTGGTACGTAATCAGATCATCTCAGGGACTCATGCCATTGCCACTGCACTTTTTGGTTTACTCCGCCCAGGTGATGAACTGATCTATATCACCGGTACCCCCTATGATACCCTAGAGGAGGTCGTAGGAGTTCGTGGCGAAGGACAAGGTTCCATGCGCGATTATGGCATCGATTATCAAGCGATCCCTCTACGTGAAGATGGCTGGATCGATGAGGAAGCGATTGAAAAAGCCATCACGGCGAAGACCAAGGTGATTGGTATCCAACGCTCTCGTGGCTATGCAGACCGTCCTTCCTATACCGTCGAACAGATCGGCGAAATGGTCCGCTTCGTCAAAGGAATACGTTCTGATTTGATCGTTTTTGTGGATAATTGCTATGGTGAATTTACACAGCTACAGGAGCCTACCGAGGTTGGCGTGGATATTATGGCTGGCTCCTTGATTAAGAACCCCGGCGGTGGTATCGCCCGTTCTGGTGGCTATATTGTTGGTAAGGAGCATTTGGTACAGTTAGCTAGCTATCGTCTAGCAGCGCCTGGTATCGGCGCAGAGGGGGGCGCTACCATCACCAGTCCGCTTCCTATGTTTCAAGGGTTCTTTATGGCTCCTCATGTGGTGGGGGAAGCAGTGAAAGGTGCAATTTTTACCGCAGCCCTTGTAGAAGAGCTGGGCTTTAAAACCAATCCCCTCTGGAATGAAACACGTACCGATTTAATCCAAGCAGTGACCTTTGGTTCAGCAGAGCGCTTAATCGCCTTCTGTCAGGGAATCCAACAAGCCTCTCCAGTAGATTCTCATGTGACTCCAGAGCCAAGTCCCATGCCAGGCTATGCCGATCAAGTTATCATGGCAGCTGGTAACTTTATTCAAGGTTCTACCATTGAATTGAGTGCAGATGGACCTATTCGTGCACCGTATCTTGGGTTTATTCAAGGTGGCCTCACCTACTCTCATGTCAAGGTAGGCATTTGTAACGCACTCAATCGCTTACTGGAGAAGGAATTACTCCAGCTTCCAGCAAGTAATTAA
- the hflX gene encoding GTPase HflX, which translates to MKSYHTVKDESCERVILVGCQIGQLDEALFANSLDELRQLAETAGAEVLSVVTQKRPQVDSRWYIGEGKVTELAAMAAELEPDLFIFDTELSPAQVRNLEQSLNGRVIDRTQLILDIFASRAQSHEGKLQVELAQYKYLLPRLTGMGHVLSRLGGGIGTRGPGETKLESDRRHVRRRITDIERQLERIVKTRELHRQRRSKNQVKQVALVGYTNAGKSTLLNRLTTAQILEEDKLFATLDPTSRRLYLPNGKEVILTDTVGFIQRLPHELISAFRSTLEESLQADLLLHVVDAAAPQVDQRIAVVDKLLREIGAHEIPTITVYNKMDLVGADVVLPTRPPMIKISANQARDLDNLRLLIQASLWEEQLEKS; encoded by the coding sequence GTGAAATCATATCATACGGTCAAAGATGAATCCTGTGAACGTGTCATTCTAGTAGGGTGTCAGATCGGGCAGCTTGATGAAGCACTGTTTGCCAACTCATTAGATGAACTCCGACAGCTTGCGGAGACTGCAGGAGCAGAAGTGTTGAGTGTAGTCACACAAAAAAGACCGCAAGTGGACTCTCGCTGGTACATCGGTGAGGGGAAGGTGACAGAGCTTGCAGCGATGGCTGCTGAGCTAGAGCCTGATTTGTTTATCTTTGATACAGAGCTTTCACCTGCACAAGTACGTAACCTTGAGCAATCCCTGAATGGTCGGGTGATCGATCGTACTCAGTTGATTCTAGATATATTTGCATCGCGTGCTCAATCCCACGAAGGGAAGCTACAGGTGGAACTAGCGCAGTACAAGTATCTTCTGCCCCGCTTAACGGGGATGGGGCATGTCTTATCCCGCTTAGGTGGTGGAATTGGGACGAGAGGACCTGGTGAGACCAAGCTGGAATCTGATCGTCGCCACGTCCGCCGTCGTATTACAGATATCGAGCGACAGCTGGAACGAATTGTGAAGACACGGGAGCTTCATCGTCAGCGGCGCAGTAAAAATCAGGTGAAGCAAGTTGCCCTTGTGGGGTATACCAATGCAGGCAAATCTACTCTGCTGAATCGTTTAACCACAGCGCAGATCCTTGAGGAAGACAAGCTCTTTGCTACCTTGGATCCCACGTCACGGCGACTGTACTTGCCCAATGGGAAAGAAGTGATCCTCACCGATACAGTTGGTTTTATTCAACGTCTGCCTCATGAACTTATCTCTGCCTTTCGCTCCACATTGGAAGAGAGTCTACAGGCTGATTTACTTTTACATGTTGTAGATGCAGCAGCACCTCAGGTGGACCAGCGGATCGCAGTGGTGGATAAGCTGTTACGTGAGATTGGCGCCCATGAGATTCCTACCATTACGGTGTATAATAAGATGGACTTGGTTGGGGCAGATGTGGTATTACCAACTCGCCCACCCATGATCAAGATCTCCGCCAATCAGGCTCGGGATCTAGATAATCTACGACTTCTTATTCAAGCGAGCCTATGGGAAGAACAGCTTGAGAAGTCATAA